In Candidatus Deferrimicrobiaceae bacterium, the following are encoded in one genomic region:
- a CDS encoding RidA family protein: protein MRETVKTEKAPAAIGPYSQGIRSGGFLFCSGQIPLDPATGKMVEGGIKVQTERVLQNLEAVLASGGASLRSVVKTTVYLVDLADFPAMNGVYGTFFPENPPARATVQVAKLPAGALVEIDAIASLE from the coding sequence GTGCGTGAGACGGTGAAAACGGAAAAGGCCCCCGCAGCCATCGGGCCTTATTCCCAGGGGATCCGCTCGGGCGGGTTCCTGTTCTGCTCCGGCCAGATTCCGCTCGACCCCGCCACCGGGAAGATGGTCGAAGGGGGGATCAAGGTACAGACGGAACGGGTGCTGCAAAACCTTGAGGCGGTCCTTGCGTCGGGCGGCGCCTCCCTGCGGTCGGTCGTCAAGACGACCGTCTATCTTGTCGATCTGGCGGATTTCCCGGCGATGAACGGAGTGTACGGGACGTTTTTCCCGGAGAACCCGCCCGCCCGCGCCACCGTTCAGGTTGCCAAACTTCCTGCGGGGGCTTTGGTGGAGATCGACGCGATCGCGTCGCTCGAATGA